CCCCCGTGTTCATAGAGCAGTGGTCCCACCCCATCCCATTCCGAACTGGGTCGTGAAACGCTGTTTCGTCGATGGTACTGAGTGAGTGATTGCTTGGGAGAGTAGAGCGACGCGGGGGGTTTTTTTGTTTTGGTGTCCCGGATTTGGGGTGGTGTTTTTGCGTTGCAGAGCGGAATCTCGGGGCTTGACCTGGGGGAGAAGTTTTGTTATTGTGTTTGCTGCTGATCCTGTTGGGTTGGTGTGGAGTGCGGGTGTAGCTCAGTTGGTAGAGCGCGACCTTGCCAAGGTTGAGGTCACGAGTTCGAGTCTCGTTACCCGCTCCAGAAGAACAAAGGCCTGATCTTTTGATCAGGTCTTTTTTTATTACCTGAATTTTTTGTTTTGATGGTTGGAATGTTGAAAAGAAAAGGTATGCTTAAATCATGAATTCTGATTCTTTTGTGTTTGATCTTCCTGCCAAATGGGTGGCTGTACCTGTGGCTGTGGTTTTAGGACTCGTGATTTATGCAATTTATGCATTGTTGAAAAGCTGGATCAGTGAAAAATACCATTCCTTGCTTTTGACGGTGCTGGCTTTTGGTGTTGGCCTCGGTGCTCTTGCAGGATGGATCTGGTATCTGGTGGTCAGTTCTTCTTAAAAGATGATGGTGTTCTGTACAATGGCTGCACCATGGGCATTCATTTTCAGGTGCTGGGCCAGATGGGCATGGACAATGCTCTGCTGGTCAAGTTGGAAAATTACCGCAAACTGGAGCGGTTGCTTTTTGATTGTGGGGATGGGACCCTCTCTGGACTTCCATATTCAGACATTCTGGGGGTGGACCATCTGTTCTTTTCGCATTTGCATGTGGACCATGTGTCTGGATTTGATGCTTACTTCAGGGCCAACTTCAATCGGACCAGCAAGGAGAACCACATCTGGGGACCTCCAGAGACGGGGCGAATCATGCAGCATCGGTTTCAGGGGTACATGTGGAATCTTGCAGAGCAGTACAGCACGGTTTGGCAGGTGCACGAGGTTTTTCCAGAGCACATCTACACTTACCGTTTTGACACGTCTGAGGGGTTTCAAACGTGCCATGACCTGGGCCAGAGAAAACACTCAGGGGTGATTCTGGATGAGGAGCAGTTTCAGGTGCAGGCCATCACCCTGAACCACCAGACCCCTTGCCTCGGGTTCAAGGTGCAGGAAAAAGCCAAAACCCGCATTGATGTGTCCCGTTTGCCCGAGTTGGGTTTGCCTTCAGGGAAGTGGCTGGAGCACCTCAAAGATCCTGCTTTCGCTGAGGACACTTTGGAAGTGAATGGGCAGCTTTTCAGCACGGCCTTTTTGAAAGAACAGTTGTTGATTGGGCATCCCAGAGGGGGCATCGCTTACCTCACGGATTTTTTGCTGGATGATGTGTCTCTGGTGGCCTTGAAGGGGTTTTTGCAAGGCGTGGAGGTGGTGGTGTGTGAAGGTCAGTACCTGCATGGGGATCTGGACCGTGCACAGCGCAATCACCATTTGACCAGCACACAGGCTGCACAGATTGCTCTGGAGTCTGGGACCAAGCAATTGGTGCTCACCCACGTTTCAAAGAGGTACACCCCAGAGGAGTGGCAGCAATTGCTTGCAGAAGCTCGGGCGGTGTTTGCAAGGACGGTTTTTCCAGATCACTGGTGATTTTTCAGTACACTCAAGGCATGCACATTCAGAGTATGCGGGCGTATCACCGTCTGGAGCGTTTCACTGAGGTTCCCATGCTGGTTCTGGCCGTGGTGTATTTGCTGCTGGAAGTCTGGCCTCAGGCCGTGAAAGTGTCTCCAGAGACGGTACGGGTACTGGATGGCCTTGCATGGTTCATCTGGGGTGTGTTTGCTGTGGAACTGCTCGCCAAATTTTACCTTTACCCCAACAAATTGAGGTTTTTTGGCAGACACTGGGCAGACATCCTGATTGTGGTCATGCCGTTCCTGAGGCCTCTGAGGTTGTTGAAGATTTTACTGGTGCTGTACCGCACATGGAAAAGGTCAAGGCGACTTTTCAGGCAGAAAGCCCTCAACTTTGTGGGCCTGATGAGCGTGCTGGTGGTGGCC
The Deinococcus misasensis DSM 22328 genome window above contains:
- a CDS encoding MBL fold metallo-hydrolase, with translation MGIHFQVLGQMGMDNALLVKLENYRKLERLLFDCGDGTLSGLPYSDILGVDHLFFSHLHVDHVSGFDAYFRANFNRTSKENHIWGPPETGRIMQHRFQGYMWNLAEQYSTVWQVHEVFPEHIYTYRFDTSEGFQTCHDLGQRKHSGVILDEEQFQVQAITLNHQTPCLGFKVQEKAKTRIDVSRLPELGLPSGKWLEHLKDPAFAEDTLEVNGQLFSTAFLKEQLLIGHPRGGIAYLTDFLLDDVSLVALKGFLQGVEVVVCEGQYLHGDLDRAQRNHHLTSTQAAQIALESGTKQLVLTHVSKRYTPEEWQQLLAEARAVFARTVFPDHW
- a CDS encoding potassium channel family protein, with protein sequence MHIQSMRAYHRLERFTEVPMLVLAVVYLLLEVWPQAVKVSPETVRVLDGLAWFIWGVFAVELLAKFYLYPNKLRFFGRHWADILIVVMPFLRPLRLLKILLVLYRTWKRSRRLFRQKALNFVGLMSVLVVAISAGLVLLFEQGRGGSITNYQDALWWAVTTITTVGYGDKFPVTPGGRGVAVFLMFTGITLFGLLTATVAAFFVDEENQPEDRALQERLDQLEAHVLELKALIKAQQAPEQGG